Proteins encoded by one window of Verrucomicrobiia bacterium:
- a CDS encoding class I SAM-dependent methyltransferase — MENRDGDDLMKPLVDEAIENYAAAKSAAESALFKELAWRTYAEAKWPQMQVGHLEGAFLRLLVRICRARRVLEIGTFTGYSALAMAEGLPADGELVTLDLDPENTRMAREFWDKSGQGKKIRLVLGPALETLATLTGPFDLVFIDADKENYKNYWEACLPKVRQGGLIVADNVLWSGRVLDPQDETDRAIAAFNEHVAQDGRVEAVMLPVRDGMTLAWKR; from the coding sequence ATGGAAAATCGTGATGGAGATGACCTCATGAAACCGCTCGTGGACGAAGCTATCGAAAATTATGCGGCCGCAAAGTCCGCGGCCGAATCTGCGCTTTTCAAGGAGCTCGCGTGGAGAACTTACGCGGAAGCGAAGTGGCCGCAGATGCAGGTCGGCCATCTGGAAGGAGCGTTCCTCAGGCTGCTCGTCCGGATTTGCCGCGCGCGGCGCGTCCTCGAAATCGGGACGTTCACGGGTTACAGCGCATTGGCCATGGCCGAAGGATTGCCCGCGGACGGGGAACTCGTCACGCTGGACTTGGATCCCGAGAACACGCGCATGGCGCGGGAATTCTGGGACAAAAGCGGACAGGGGAAAAAAATTCGTCTCGTGCTCGGGCCCGCGCTGGAGACGCTCGCCACGCTCACGGGGCCTTTTGATCTGGTCTTCATCGATGCGGATAAGGAGAATTACAAGAACTACTGGGAGGCCTGCCTGCCCAAAGTGAGGCAGGGAGGCCTGATCGTCGCGGACAATGTGCTATGGAGCGGGCGCGTGCTGGATCCGCAGGACGAGACCGACCGGGCCATCGCCGCCTTCAACGAACACGTGGCCCAGGACGGACGCGTGGAAGCGGTCATGCTTCCGGTGCGCGACGGCATGACCTTAGCCTGGAAGCGGTGA
- a CDS encoding GTP-binding protein, whose amino-acid sequence MPSTQKQTKSKASAKAPQEKMNIVIVGHVDHGKSTVVGRLLADTGSLPEGKLEQVKADCKRNAKPFEYAFLLDALKDEQAQGITIDSARCFFKSKKREYIIIDAPGHIEFLKNMVSGAARAEAALLIIDAKEGIQENSKRHGYLLSMLGINQVAVCVNKMDLVNWDEKVFRKIEKEYRAFLKQIGLTPKFFIPISALNGVNMVPGSSLKGKEWANVDTVLDVLDAFEKSATLDKKPFRMPVQAIYKFTESGDERRIVAGKVEAGTAAVGDKVIFLPSNKRSEIKSIEVFNASAKQRIVAGASSAVTLKEQIYINRGDVMCKLDEPLPLVSTLVKVKIFWMGRQPMVKDKEYKLKLGTAKIPVTLKEIKKVIDASELKKADKNKIERHDVAELVLECSSPIAFDLAGDIEATGRFVIVDQYDIAGGGIITELVKDEQADVREQVLRREEKWDFSIVDPEERRKKYGHLTRLLLLTGKVGVDKKTIAKEVEKALFERGCKTYFLGIGNLLRGLDADMEKHKAARREHVRRLGEVSHILMDAGLIVLATASNLNDEELSLLQEVTSRDAITIINVGKNEFRQGIVDLNLNPKDSAEKNTSKVIELLEAAKIFRPSDSK is encoded by the coding sequence ATGCCCTCCACTCAGAAACAAACGAAATCCAAAGCGTCCGCGAAAGCGCCCCAGGAAAAAATGAACATCGTGATCGTGGGCCATGTGGACCACGGCAAAAGCACGGTGGTGGGCCGTCTTCTGGCCGACACGGGCTCACTTCCCGAGGGCAAGCTCGAGCAGGTGAAGGCCGACTGCAAGCGCAACGCCAAACCCTTCGAATACGCCTTTCTCCTCGATGCGCTCAAAGATGAGCAGGCCCAGGGCATCACGATCGATTCCGCCCGCTGCTTTTTCAAGAGCAAGAAGCGCGAGTACATCATCATCGACGCGCCTGGCCACATCGAGTTCCTGAAGAACATGGTCTCCGGCGCCGCGCGCGCCGAAGCCGCGCTTCTCATCATCGACGCCAAGGAAGGCATCCAGGAAAATTCCAAGCGCCACGGTTATCTTCTCTCCATGCTCGGCATCAACCAGGTCGCGGTCTGCGTCAACAAAATGGACCTCGTGAACTGGGACGAGAAGGTTTTCCGGAAAATCGAAAAAGAATACCGCGCGTTCCTGAAGCAGATCGGGCTCACGCCCAAATTTTTCATCCCGATCTCCGCGCTGAACGGCGTCAACATGGTCCCGGGATCCTCGCTCAAGGGAAAAGAGTGGGCGAACGTTGACACGGTCCTCGATGTGCTCGACGCTTTCGAAAAATCCGCGACGCTGGATAAAAAGCCGTTCCGCATGCCCGTGCAGGCCATCTACAAATTCACCGAGTCGGGCGACGAGCGCCGTATCGTGGCGGGCAAAGTCGAGGCGGGCACCGCGGCCGTGGGTGACAAAGTCATCTTCCTGCCCTCCAATAAACGGTCGGAGATCAAATCGATCGAAGTCTTCAACGCGTCCGCAAAGCAGCGCATTGTGGCCGGCGCTTCCAGCGCGGTCACGCTGAAAGAGCAGATCTACATCAACCGCGGCGACGTCATGTGCAAGCTGGATGAACCGCTGCCGCTTGTCAGTACGCTGGTGAAGGTGAAGATCTTCTGGATGGGCCGCCAGCCCATGGTGAAGGACAAGGAATACAAGCTGAAGCTCGGGACCGCCAAAATTCCGGTCACGCTCAAGGAAATCAAGAAGGTGATCGACGCGTCCGAGCTCAAGAAAGCGGATAAAAACAAGATCGAGCGCCACGACGTGGCCGAGCTCGTCCTGGAATGTTCGTCTCCTATTGCCTTTGACCTGGCCGGGGACATCGAAGCCACGGGCCGTTTCGTCATCGTGGACCAATACGACATCGCCGGGGGAGGCATTATCACCGAACTCGTCAAGGACGAGCAGGCCGACGTGCGTGAGCAGGTGCTGCGCCGCGAGGAAAAGTGGGATTTCAGCATCGTGGATCCGGAAGAGCGCCGGAAAAAGTACGGGCATCTGACGCGGCTGCTTCTTCTCACGGGAAAAGTCGGTGTGGACAAGAAGACTATCGCCAAAGAGGTCGAAAAAGCGCTTTTTGAGCGCGGCTGCAAGACGTATTTCCTCGGCATCGGCAACCTTCTCCGCGGTTTGGACGCGGACATGGAAAAACACAAGGCGGCGCGCCGCGAACATGTCCGCCGCCTGGGCGAAGTTTCCCACATTTTGATGGACGCGGGGCTCATCGTGCTCGCGACCGCCAGCAATTTGAATGACGAAGAGTTGAGCCTGCTCCAGGAAGTCACGAGCCGCGACGCGATCACGATCATCAACGTCGGCAAGAACGAATTCCGGCAGGGCATCGTCGATCTCAACCTTAATCCGAAAGACAGCGCGGAAAAAAACACGTCTAAAGTGATCGAACTGCTCGAAGCCGCGAAAATTTTTCGTCCCTCCGATTCCAAATAA
- a CDS encoding tetratricopeptide repeat protein codes for MPGIFKSRVLRSSVAFLVLLAAARISSHSFVFAENGDASVKRIAAESFIESPAGVLFQKGDYQGALSATDELLVQYPEDPLLLRYKAIILSRLGRNDEAIAIFQKLLDQDPAHTPTHFFLAQAYENAGRGDEAQKEYRWVMDRGEASAYQQWSSEALERSGKKPAAANRWEVGARYGYEYDSNVTLKPDDRTVAAPGDQNAGRQTLDFTLGYRAYSDRDKAVDLYYATRQSFHDDSLNEFNFHSEEWGISFRKRLQMGQYDVIAGLRYDLMLGFLDDEMFSLRNIWTLSADTRLTPYTRTVAYSRSSADNFGQDGILPGQTSRDGYYQDLGVTQYFYSKDFARYAFVRPEVNGAMTRGDNFDSLGWNVRTGFRSLLSTKRPLNRFAVDFSTGLGFGYYPNFSSLSTADVARRRDVDWDIYTALTYQLTRDLGLRAYYRFIDSWNQNNFYDYTRHIGGTQLIYTKKF; via the coding sequence ATGCCCGGCATCTTCAAATCCCGCGTCTTGCGTTCCTCCGTGGCCTTTCTCGTTCTTCTCGCGGCTGCCAGGATCTCCAGCCATTCTTTCGTTTTTGCCGAGAACGGGGACGCTTCCGTGAAGCGCATCGCCGCGGAATCTTTCATCGAAAGCCCCGCGGGTGTTTTGTTTCAAAAGGGCGATTATCAGGGCGCGCTGAGCGCGACCGACGAGCTTCTCGTTCAATATCCCGAGGACCCGCTGCTTCTCCGCTACAAAGCCATTATCCTTTCCCGCCTCGGACGCAACGACGAAGCCATTGCGATTTTCCAGAAACTCCTGGACCAGGACCCGGCCCACACGCCCACGCATTTCTTTCTCGCGCAGGCTTACGAAAACGCGGGCCGCGGCGATGAAGCGCAGAAAGAATACCGCTGGGTGATGGACCGCGGCGAGGCCAGCGCCTACCAGCAGTGGTCGTCCGAAGCGCTCGAACGTTCCGGTAAAAAGCCGGCGGCCGCCAACCGCTGGGAGGTCGGCGCGCGTTACGGCTACGAGTACGACAGCAACGTGACCCTGAAGCCGGACGACCGCACGGTTGCGGCCCCGGGCGATCAGAACGCCGGACGCCAGACGCTGGATTTCACACTGGGATACCGCGCGTATTCGGACCGCGACAAGGCTGTGGATCTTTATTACGCCACGCGCCAGTCGTTCCATGACGACAGCCTGAACGAATTCAACTTCCATTCCGAGGAATGGGGCATCAGCTTCCGCAAGCGGCTTCAGATGGGCCAGTATGACGTGATCGCGGGCCTGCGCTACGATCTCATGCTCGGCTTTCTCGACGACGAGATGTTTTCCCTGCGCAACATCTGGACACTCAGCGCGGACACGCGCCTGACGCCGTATACGCGTACCGTGGCTTACAGCCGCTCGTCCGCCGATAATTTCGGGCAGGACGGCATTCTCCCGGGACAGACCTCACGCGACGGCTATTACCAGGACCTCGGCGTGACTCAGTATTTTTACTCCAAGGATTTTGCCCGCTACGCGTTCGTGAGGCCCGAAGTGAATGGCGCCATGACGCGCGGCGATAATTTCGATTCGCTCGGATGGAACGTGCGCACGGGTTTCCGCTCGCTGCTTTCCACCAAGCGGCCGCTCAACCGTTTTGCCGTGGATTTTTCCACCGGGCTCGGCTTTGGCTACTATCCGAATTTCTCGTCCCTTTCCACCGCGGACGTTGCAAGGCGCCGCGACGTCGACTGGGACATTTACACCGCGCTGACTTACCAGCTCACGCGCGACCTGGGCCTGCGCGCCTATTACCGCTTCATTGATTCGTGGAACCAGAACAATTTCTACGATTACACGCGGCACATCGGCGGCACGCAGCTGATTTACACGAAAAAGTTTTAA
- a CDS encoding GDSL-type esterase/lipase family protein: MGLGASATAGTPGFFSPRERPPAGEGNEQSQYAYWMMKARPGWEVLNRGMRGQRTDQILLRFDYDVLDNHPDVVIIMAGTNDLYQGHEPAEAMANLDAMYEKARGAGIRVIACSIIPLNLASAEIKKKIVELNRLVGARARESGLVFADVYKIMEDPARPGFIAVSPDEVHPDVNGYRRMGEALVKAVEFLGNP, from the coding sequence GTGGGCCTTGGCGCGTCGGCGACGGCCGGCACGCCCGGTTTTTTTTCCCCTCGCGAGCGTCCGCCCGCAGGCGAGGGCAACGAACAAAGCCAGTACGCCTACTGGATGATGAAAGCCCGCCCGGGCTGGGAAGTGCTGAACCGCGGCATGCGCGGCCAGCGCACCGACCAAATCCTCCTGCGTTTCGACTACGACGTGCTCGACAATCATCCTGACGTGGTCATCATCATGGCTGGGACGAATGATCTTTATCAAGGGCATGAGCCTGCCGAGGCCATGGCCAATCTCGACGCAATGTACGAAAAAGCGCGGGGGGCGGGCATCCGCGTGATCGCGTGTTCGATCATTCCGCTCAATCTCGCAAGCGCCGAAATCAAAAAAAAGATCGTGGAGTTGAACCGGCTCGTCGGGGCGCGGGCCCGGGAGTCCGGGCTTGTTTTTGCGGACGTCTATAAAATCATGGAAGATCCGGCGCGGCCCGGTTTCATCGCGGTTTCTCCGGACGAAGTGCATCCGGACGTGAACGGCTACCGCCGGATGGGGGAAGCGCTCGTGAAAGCCGTCGAGTTCCTCGGGAACCCGTAA
- a CDS encoding FKBP-type peptidyl-prolyl cis-trans isomerase, whose amino-acid sequence MEAKNEVIQEGKSVRLHYTVTSEGKIIESTRGKPPFYYVQGNPRVLPALQRKVEGKREGETLEFTLAPEEAYGLLKPEALVELPMSEMPQGRELKVGMVLQEEQPDGSLKVGRIHEIKKDSVIMNFNHPMAGKTLTYRVEVVSVTSQSASGGPFPFMEDFPDDKEKD is encoded by the coding sequence ATGGAAGCCAAAAATGAAGTCATCCAGGAAGGTAAAAGCGTGCGGCTGCATTACACCGTGACCTCCGAAGGCAAAATCATCGAGAGCACGCGCGGCAAGCCGCCTTTTTATTATGTTCAGGGCAATCCCCGAGTGCTTCCCGCCTTGCAGCGCAAGGTGGAAGGAAAGCGGGAGGGCGAGACGCTGGAATTCACGCTGGCGCCGGAAGAGGCTTACGGCCTTTTAAAACCGGAAGCTTTAGTCGAACTCCCGATGAGCGAAATGCCGCAGGGCCGCGAGCTCAAAGTCGGCATGGTTCTTCAGGAAGAACAGCCGGACGGCAGCCTGAAAGTCGGGCGCATCCACGAGATCAAAAAAGATTCCGTCATCATGAATTTCAATCACCCCATGGCCGGAAAAACGCTGACCTACCGCGTTGAGGTTGTCAGCGTGACTTCGCAAAGCGCGTCCGGCGGACCGTTCCCTTTCATGGAAGATTTTCCGGACGATAAGGAAAAAGATTGA
- a CDS encoding exodeoxyribonuclease III: MKLISWNVNGLRAVLKKDFLGFVKKEDPDILCLQEVKATREDVETPLPSHYEIYWNAAEKKGYSGTAIFTKTKPEKVTYGIGADKHDKEGRVINAEYKNFFLVNVYTPNSKRDLSRLPYRELEWDVDFLKHVKKLEKKKPVIFCGDLNVAHTEIDLSNPKSNVKNHGFTPQERAGFDNIVAAGFLDAFRVFQKEGGHYTWWAPFANARARNVGWRIDYFCVSGSLRPKLKASSILPHIMGSDHCPVSITLDF, translated from the coding sequence ATGAAGCTTATTTCCTGGAATGTCAATGGGTTGCGTGCAGTCCTGAAGAAGGATTTCCTGGGTTTCGTGAAGAAAGAGGATCCCGACATCCTTTGCCTCCAGGAGGTCAAGGCGACCCGCGAAGACGTGGAAACCCCGCTCCCTTCCCACTATGAAATCTATTGGAACGCCGCCGAAAAAAAGGGCTATTCCGGCACCGCCATCTTCACCAAGACGAAGCCCGAAAAAGTGACTTACGGCATCGGCGCGGACAAGCATGACAAGGAAGGCCGCGTCATCAACGCCGAATACAAAAATTTTTTTCTCGTCAACGTGTACACGCCGAATTCCAAGCGCGACCTTTCGCGGCTGCCGTACCGCGAGCTCGAGTGGGACGTGGATTTCCTGAAGCACGTCAAAAAACTCGAGAAGAAAAAGCCCGTCATTTTCTGCGGCGATCTCAACGTGGCGCACACCGAGATCGACCTTTCTAATCCCAAATCGAACGTGAAAAACCACGGCTTCACGCCGCAGGAGCGCGCGGGTTTCGACAACATCGTGGCCGCGGGTTTTCTTGACGCGTTCCGCGTCTTTCAGAAAGAAGGCGGCCATTACACCTGGTGGGCGCCCTTCGCCAATGCGCGCGCCCGCAACGTGGGGTGGCGCATCGATTATTTCTGCGTCTCCGGTTCGCTCCGGCCAAAACTCAAGGCCTCGTCGATCCTCCCGCATATCATGGGCTCGGACCATTGCCCGGTCAGCATCACCCTGGATTTTTAA
- a CDS encoding ankyrin repeat domain-containing protein, whose protein sequence is MKTIKVSFILCMLVVSAFVMIYVGEGFYESLPVPSSQKAFPSLPEAGPPKTLFTRVKDMLRPSFIKKPAPEPEPAAAESQAEEKTYEVHHGLCVAAMTGDLAKTRELLDAGVSANARDSFGIRAIARATLWGHYDVVKILLEKGADVNEKERLGVSLLMLAANQGDEKLLELFLEHGADVNIKSEDGETALSTAAKKGFHEIVDRLKQAGAKEEPAPKREILKQTAPEKKSPIPSHSPTGKELMEARKSAAPKKMENVVRNRPARVPTQFADGVENPPQPLEAALPPAEGDEASTPSLDALTWAANISQESISFDEENMAREAEEKEAAPVETSSAPVSAAAKKSVPPVKAGIPEPQPVAAPALNSESSPQDDVELESILKDLRSLRVADIAPKAPKAPEMFSPSAARMPAFPGAPKPMLKPQEMKKAPAAVQAQHVPAMKPMAVAPIAAPKKKVQEAIVVEPPQPLPPLPTSLRGNKPLKKAPLAPAAKKAAAVPMKKKVHEMTFSKSHHAPEELLRAALIGTPESVQSLISQGLDVNIRGDLEMTPLMLAAQDGRLEVVKLLLQHGADVNAQNIVGQTALRLASLKEHHDVMLHLRQYGAKD, encoded by the coding sequence ATGAAGACCATCAAAGTCTCCTTCATCCTTTGCATGCTCGTCGTTTCAGCCTTCGTCATGATTTACGTGGGCGAGGGCTTTTACGAAAGCCTCCCTGTCCCTTCTTCCCAGAAAGCTTTTCCTTCTCTCCCTGAAGCGGGTCCGCCCAAAACCCTGTTCACGCGCGTCAAAGACATGCTCCGGCCTTCCTTTATAAAGAAGCCTGCCCCGGAACCGGAACCGGCCGCGGCCGAAAGCCAGGCCGAGGAGAAGACCTACGAGGTGCATCACGGCCTCTGCGTCGCGGCCATGACCGGGGACCTGGCGAAGACCCGGGAGCTCCTGGACGCCGGGGTCTCGGCCAATGCGCGGGATTCTTTCGGCATCCGGGCCATTGCCCGTGCCACGTTGTGGGGCCATTACGATGTGGTCAAGATCCTCCTGGAAAAGGGCGCGGACGTGAACGAAAAAGAGCGCCTCGGAGTCAGCCTTCTCATGCTGGCCGCCAACCAGGGCGACGAAAAACTCCTGGAACTTTTCCTCGAGCACGGCGCGGACGTGAACATCAAGAGCGAAGACGGGGAAACCGCGCTCTCCACCGCCGCCAAGAAAGGTTTTCATGAGATCGTGGACCGGCTGAAGCAGGCAGGCGCCAAGGAAGAACCGGCACCGAAGCGGGAGATTCTCAAACAGACGGCGCCGGAAAAAAAATCGCCTATCCCTTCCCATTCTCCGACCGGAAAAGAATTGATGGAAGCGCGCAAAAGCGCGGCGCCCAAGAAAATGGAAAACGTGGTGCGAAACCGTCCCGCCCGTGTGCCGACTCAATTCGCGGACGGCGTGGAAAATCCTCCTCAGCCGCTGGAAGCCGCGCTCCCTCCCGCGGAGGGGGACGAAGCCTCGACGCCTTCTCTGGACGCGTTGACATGGGCCGCCAACATCTCGCAGGAATCCATCTCCTTTGACGAGGAAAACATGGCGCGTGAAGCTGAAGAAAAAGAGGCCGCGCCGGTGGAGACTTCATCCGCGCCCGTTTCCGCGGCTGCAAAAAAATCCGTTCCTCCCGTGAAGGCCGGGATTCCCGAGCCGCAGCCGGTCGCGGCGCCTGCTCTCAATTCGGAATCCTCGCCGCAGGATGACGTCGAACTTGAAAGCATTCTCAAAGACCTGCGCAGCCTGCGTGTCGCGGATATCGCGCCGAAGGCGCCGAAAGCTCCCGAAATGTTTTCGCCGTCCGCCGCCCGGATGCCGGCCTTTCCCGGGGCGCCGAAGCCCATGCTCAAGCCGCAGGAAATGAAGAAAGCGCCGGCTGCGGTCCAGGCCCAGCACGTGCCCGCGATGAAACCCATGGCGGTCGCGCCGATCGCCGCACCGAAGAAGAAAGTCCAGGAAGCGATTGTTGTGGAACCGCCCCAGCCGCTGCCGCCCCTTCCGACATCGCTGCGCGGAAACAAGCCCCTGAAAAAAGCGCCTCTTGCGCCGGCTGCCAAGAAAGCGGCGGCGGTGCCCATGAAGAAAAAAGTGCACGAAATGACGTTTTCGAAATCCCATCACGCGCCCGAAGAACTGCTGCGCGCCGCGCTCATCGGCACCCCGGAATCGGTCCAATCGCTCATTTCACAGGGGCTCGACGTGAACATCCGCGGGGACCTGGAAATGACGCCGCTCATGCTCGCGGCCCAGGACGGACGCCTCGAAGTAGTGAAACTCCTGCTGCAGCACGGCGCGGACGTCAACGCCCAGAACATTGTGGGACAGACCGCGCTGCGCCTGGCTTCCCTGAAGGAGCATCACGACGTGATGCTGCATCTCCGGCAATACGGCGCCAAAGATTAA
- a CDS encoding transglutaminase-like domain-containing protein gives MKRTAAFFALMIGLQMISGAPLPAQVSFQAALRIPAMADLISLSPKDLARFMRKNFRFQDDARIFRQEDYWQSPEEFWRRKTGDCEDYALFSQYVLSLQGKEAFVVSLYDITGYGHTVTLFKEDGRYNVMNEDRFYAYRSPTIEEALTRIHPLWTWAAVAVRNNTRGEMVRRLDNPDLA, from the coding sequence ATGAAAAGAACCGCGGCTTTCTTCGCTTTGATGATCGGCCTTCAAATGATTTCCGGCGCGCCCTTGCCCGCTCAAGTCTCCTTTCAAGCCGCGCTCCGCATTCCGGCCATGGCGGACCTGATTTCCCTTTCCCCTAAAGACCTTGCCAGGTTCATGAGGAAAAATTTTCGCTTCCAGGACGACGCGCGGATTTTCCGGCAGGAAGATTACTGGCAATCGCCCGAAGAGTTCTGGCGGAGGAAAACCGGCGACTGCGAGGATTATGCGCTGTTCAGCCAGTACGTGCTGAGCCTCCAGGGGAAGGAAGCGTTTGTCGTGAGTCTTTACGACATCACGGGCTACGGCCACACCGTGACGCTCTTCAAGGAAGACGGGCGGTACAACGTCATGAACGAAGACCGCTTTTACGCCTATCGCTCCCCCACGATCGAAGAAGCGCTCACGCGCATTCATCCGCTATGGACCTGGGCCGCGGTCGCCGTCCGCAACAACACGCGCGGCGAAATGGTCCGGCGTCTCGACAATCCCGATCTCGCCTAG
- the cysD gene encoding sulfate adenylyltransferase subunit CysD, which yields MDQLEKLESQSVYILREAYSHFKSLVMLWSIGKDSTVLLWLARKAFLGHVPFPLVHIDTSYKLPEMIEYRDKLALEWGLNMVYGQNTEALKAKQTFPDGALDRVSCCKALKTDALRNTLAGTWTRYRMDHDKKKYVTDTNTEPYTGVIVGVRADEEGSRSKERYFSPRDKRSDWDVGDQPPELWNQFKTDFAPGTHIRIHPLLDWTELDIWEYIDRENIPVTSLYFDRGEGKRYRSLGCFPCTFPVESTAKNVKEIIEELKTGKFKNIAERSGRAQDKEDGGGLETLRRGGYM from the coding sequence ATGGACCAGTTAGAAAAACTCGAAAGCCAGTCGGTTTATATCCTTCGCGAGGCCTACAGCCACTTCAAGAGCCTGGTAATGCTGTGGTCGATCGGCAAGGACAGCACCGTCCTTTTGTGGCTGGCGCGCAAAGCCTTCCTCGGCCATGTGCCGTTCCCGCTCGTCCACATCGACACTTCTTATAAGCTCCCGGAAATGATCGAGTACCGCGATAAGCTCGCGCTCGAATGGGGCCTGAACATGGTCTACGGCCAGAACACCGAGGCGCTGAAAGCCAAGCAGACCTTTCCGGACGGCGCGCTCGACCGCGTGTCCTGCTGCAAGGCGCTGAAGACCGATGCGCTGCGCAATACGCTCGCCGGCACCTGGACGCGCTACCGCATGGATCACGACAAGAAAAAATATGTGACCGACACGAACACTGAACCCTACACGGGCGTGATCGTGGGCGTGCGCGCGGACGAAGAGGGAAGCCGCTCCAAGGAGCGTTATTTTTCGCCGCGCGACAAGCGCAGCGACTGGGACGTCGGCGACCAGCCGCCGGAACTCTGGAACCAGTTCAAGACCGATTTCGCGCCCGGCACGCATATCCGCATTCATCCGCTGCTCGACTGGACTGAGCTGGACATCTGGGAATACATCGACCGCGAAAATATTCCGGTCACGTCGCTTTATTTCGACCGCGGCGAGGGCAAGCGCTACCGTTCGCTGGGGTGCTTTCCCTGCACGTTTCCCGTCGAATCCACGGCGAAAAACGTGAAAGAAATCATCGAAGAGCTGAAGACCGGCAAATTCAAAAACATTGCCGAGCGTTCGGGCCGCGCGCAGGACAAAGAAGACGGCGGCGGCCTCGAGACCCTCCGGCGCGGCGGGTACATGTAA
- a CDS encoding EVE domain-containing protein, whose protein sequence is MARRHWLMKSEPDVYSIADLEKDKATFWDGVRNYQARNFMRDDMKPGDLVFFYHSNAEPAGIAGIAEVAAKGRIDESAFNKKSPYHDPDSDPEKPGWYGVDLKFVRKFSALIPLEELRRKAGLEKMPLLQKGQRLSVQPVAEKEWKIVMEMTS, encoded by the coding sequence ATGGCACGCCGTCACTGGCTCATGAAGAGCGAACCCGATGTCTATTCCATCGCCGACCTCGAAAAGGACAAGGCCACGTTCTGGGACGGCGTCCGCAATTACCAGGCGCGTAACTTCATGCGCGACGACATGAAGCCGGGCGATCTCGTGTTTTTTTATCACAGCAACGCCGAGCCCGCGGGCATTGCCGGGATCGCGGAGGTCGCGGCCAAGGGCCGGATCGACGAAAGCGCGTTCAATAAAAAAAGCCCCTATCACGATCCGGACAGCGATCCCGAGAAGCCGGGCTGGTACGGCGTCGATCTCAAATTCGTGAGGAAGTTTTCAGCGCTGATACCGCTCGAGGAGCTCCGGCGCAAGGCGGGGCTGGAGAAGATGCCGCTTTTACAGAAAGGCCAGCGGCTTTCCGTGCAGCCGGTGGCGGAAAAAGAATGGAAAATCGTGATGGAGATGACCTCATGA
- a CDS encoding EamA family transporter, protein MSASSGRHPSRAVIAAAFFCIYVLWGATFLARQLALRSIPPFMESSLRFLIAGAALFAFSKARGHRFPPRREALSHAAVGFFLLFGGTGVVSWSQRLVPSGIASLFVASVPMWMVLVDWAWNRERPHGGIYAGLFLGFCGIAMLARPSAVTGGINPVGACTLLMASFSWALGSVFAKKLPAPESDAMVVSIQMLTGGTLLMLFAFAVGQTHEFSFQRLQPVSLAAMVYLVVFGSIAGFTAYQWLLKMTSPAIVATHAYVNPLIAVLLGWTVLGEPFSFRIALSGVLIIISVALIITASPRRPPETQGA, encoded by the coding sequence GTGTCCGCTTCTTCCGGCCGGCATCCAAGCCGCGCGGTCATCGCCGCGGCTTTCTTCTGTATCTACGTGCTCTGGGGCGCGACCTTCCTCGCAAGGCAGCTCGCACTGCGCAGCATTCCGCCTTTCATGGAATCGTCGCTCCGCTTTTTGATCGCGGGCGCGGCGCTTTTTGCTTTTTCGAAAGCCAGGGGGCACCGGTTTCCGCCGCGCCGCGAGGCCTTGTCGCATGCGGCCGTGGGTTTTTTCCTTTTGTTCGGAGGCACGGGCGTGGTGTCGTGGTCGCAGCGCCTGGTTCCGTCCGGCATCGCATCGCTTTTCGTGGCGTCGGTGCCCATGTGGATGGTGCTGGTCGACTGGGCCTGGAACCGGGAGCGGCCGCATGGCGGCATTTATGCCGGACTATTTCTGGGTTTTTGCGGCATTGCAATGCTCGCGCGCCCTTCGGCGGTGACGGGCGGCATTAATCCCGTAGGCGCATGTACGCTGCTGATGGCGTCGTTTTCCTGGGCACTGGGTTCCGTGTTCGCCAAGAAATTGCCGGCGCCGGAATCGGATGCGATGGTCGTCAGCATTCAAATGCTGACCGGAGGCACGCTGCTTATGCTGTTTGCATTTGCGGTCGGCCAGACGCATGAGTTTTCATTCCAAAGGCTGCAGCCGGTTTCCCTGGCCGCCATGGTCTATCTGGTGGTCTTCGGCAGCATCGCGGGATTTACCGCGTACCAATGGCTTCTCAAGATGACAAGCCCGGCGATCGTGGCCACGCACGCTTACGTGAATCCTCTGATCGCCGTGCTCCTTGGCTGGACCGTGCTGGGGGAGCCGTTCTCTTTCCGCATCGCCCTTTCCGGCGTCTTGATCATCATTTCCGTGGCGCTCATCATCACAGCCTCTCCGAGACGGCCGCCCGAAACGCAAGGCGCTTGA